A window of Nicotiana tabacum cultivar K326 chromosome 24, ASM71507v2, whole genome shotgun sequence contains these coding sequences:
- the LOC107778788 gene encoding E3 ubiquitin-protein ligase BOI has translation MYRGSNTNTPLPIFVDENGFQYPATAPNQLQLFGSFPLGSNADPVNNFVNEHLIRHNKRGREAEGVSRQQKLQISLNHNVVHDDTERLANIPGQNLVSTGLKLSYDDDEPNSSVTSASGSMNASASVMMSLGDNIKTELERQKKEFDQYIKTQEETWARGVRDIKQRHMASLVTALEKNVGTKLQEKDIELENINRKNRELVERMKQVTAEAQNWCYRAKCNESLVSTLRTNLQQAMQSAEQGKEGTGDNELDDAVSCIDPNNWLSIPSGSGKGTSAKKANLKCKVCKLKEVSILLMPCRHLCLCKDCEGLVNVCPICQLMTTAGVEVLLS, from the exons ATGTATAGAGGCAGCAACACTAACACTCCACTTCCTATTTTCGTGGATGAGAACGGTTTCCAGTATCCTGCTACTGCACCAAATCAACTTCAATTATTTGGAAGCT TTCCACTTGGATCCAATGCTGATCCTGTAAATAATTTTGTAAATGAGCACCTGATTCGGCACAATAAACGAGGCAGGGAAGCTGAAGGTGTTTCCCGGCAGCAAAAGCTTCAAATTTCCTTGAACCACAATGTGGTTCATGATGACACTGAACGGCTAGCTAATATTCCTGGCCAGAATCTTGTTTCAACTGGTTTAAAGTTATCATATGATGATGATGAACCCAATTCTTCGGTCACTTCTGCAAGTGGAAGTATGAATGCATCAGCATCAGTTATGATGTCTCTAGGTGACAACATTAAAACGGAGCTGGAGCGCCAGAAGAAAGAATTTGATCAATATATTAAGACTCAG GAAGAAACTTGGGCTAGAGGTGTGAGAGACATAAAACAGAGACATATGGCTTCGTTAGTGACTGCACTCGAGAAAAATGTCGGCACTAAGTTGCAAGAGAAGGATATTGAGTTAGAGAACATAAACCGGAAGAACAGAGAACTGGTTGAACGAATGAAGCAAGTTACAGCAGAAGCACAAAATTGGTGTTATAGAGCCAAGTGTAACGAATCTTTAGTCAGCACATTACGAACGAACCTTCAACAAGCGATGCAATCTGCTGAACAAGGAAAAGAAGGGACGGGAGACAATGAGCTAGACGATGCTGTGTCCTGCATTGATCCAAACAATTGGCTCAGCATCCCTAGTGGTTCTGGGAAAGGTACATCGGCGAAAAAAGCCAATTTGAAGTGCAAGGTGTGCAAATTGAAGGAGGTATCCATCTTATTGATGCCTTGTAGACACTTGTGTTTATGTAAAGACTGTGAAGGATTAGTTAATGTATGTCCTATCTGCCAGTTGATGACAACTGCTGGTGTTGAGGTGCTCTTGTCTTGA